GGATACGTGGGAAGAAACTAAACGTCACTGACACGTGAACGTGTAACGTTTCGGCCATGCTAAAAGTTCATGTCattgttaaatctttaaacAACATTAGATTAATAGAATAATTACTTACTAGTCATATAAATCGCTTTCATCCGACATTGTCAACCAATAGCTTGATGATAAAACCTTAGCTGACTTACTTTTctatattaaactatataaaaattcgTGTTAACTTTCAACTTCTAGTTTCATAAGATAATCCGATGGATAGCATTACTCAATTCTTTAATTAGTGGATCAAACCGTCAGAAAAATAAAGTAGTTCATCTTTTTCACTCTCTCTTGTTGTACTGTGGATTTCTATATTTTCTGTGTAAACACAcgcaaaaaaaagaatttttttaaagaaaaacaagactggcggcttttaagaaaattagacACCGATGATGAAATACTTAGCAATCATTCTACattttataatgaattttaacagaaaatatataatatataatatatgaatggTCATGGTGATCATACATACATAAGACTTTCCTCCAGGCAATGACGTAGTTTATACAATGATTATTCTTTTGTATTTAAACTGGGTCCACCTGAGAAACCCATTCTTATCCCACAGATGCACATAGATCATATTACGGATTCAATTGGTGTTTTAGCCGAGTAGTAAATAAACTCCGTTAATCAATCTACGATACATGATCACTTTCGAATATTAAAACAACCAGACATTTGAAATTTAAACTATGTGTCGCTTACACAGTCTTATAGGTTTAATCTATTACATTATCGATTATTGAAATGAGTTGTTATCAATAAGTGTACAATCGATCTCAGATTTGTAGGTGTAGTTGACATTACAATCCATTATAATTAATACTAGTTAACTATAAATGTGTTGAAACTTAAGACAAACAAATGTTGTTAATGTTTAGGAGATTCCCAACAATTAAAGAGAATGTTAAGTTAATTAGGGGTTTAGGTGTTTAGGATCTAAGTTGTGCTATGTTAAGTTTTTTGaggttttaatttaaaatcaattgtttttccaaaaaaaattaaaatcaattggtAATAAGTAGATTGAACCAAACttatatatttcttaaatctGTTTCATATTTTCAAGTGAGATTTTCTCTACTGCATCCTCATTTCCATCGAACaatgtatattttctttggTTAATGAATCACAACAATATTCGTTTCTGGACAACTATTAGCTATGAAATTTTACCCCAAAATCAAATTAACTATGGATTAAACTGCAATACTTCATATTCGTTGTAACTTGTTTTAAGATTATTCAGTTACTTACGTAGGATTAACCATTAGAATGTAAATGACATCTCCTAAACATTATTTGAAAAGTGGCTTTTtgcttgacaaaaaaaaatgactttttgaattttatttatgtGTCATCGCCACATTCATTTACGATAGAAAAATGAcatagtttaatgaaaatgatgaaatctttttaaaaacatgcCCAATTGcatttatgaagttttacatttTTGGCAAGATGctttaaatataacaataacatatacatattaccactaatgaaaattttaaaccaataatatattttaaatatatagtttttttacattaacttagaattggaaaataaaaatatataaatgttttataatttttcaaaaccaGTTATGAATATAAATAATGAAAGTTACTTACATTTATACTGAAAAAGCTAAAAAAGTtcttagaaatataaaaattgaatttttactttagaaaaaatatattttcaaaattttattatcacGACTCATGACGCAGAAAAACTCCTAATAATGAATGAATTTAcaagttttaaagtttttggtGTGAGAAACAAGTACTCTTCGCGAAATATTGGAGAAACCAGTACTGAGCATGGTTTCCAGAGGAAACTTTAAGAGGTAACATTACAAAACAAACACGTGTGCTTAATATTTCTAACACTTGTCATGGTGAAAGAACTTGACTGCCAAAAACAGATCACTGGAGATTCAGGTGTAAACGTGAAGAGGCTAGCTAGAGCAAGAAACTGATGCCAAGATCGAGCAGTCGGAGAACAACGAAGCTTCGAGGATTTCCAAAGATGTTGTGGAAATGCTTCTGAAACATGTGAGCACAGTGAAGAACTGTCATATATGTCACACACAAgcaaatcatcaactctaaaatTGGTTTAAAGTGTTGGATTTGTTCATTcgtttattttaatgttttgtggGTTCTGGATTTGAACTGTTGCTATTGATTTTCTGTTTGTGTCTTGTGTTGTTGTATATTCATATCTCCCTAAGAtgcttagagcatgattatcctaAAACCTCTTCTTGAgtctcttaatatttttttaataattttaaatagttaaagtGAGATTAAGAGACACAAGTAAGAAACCCCTACAATCAGTACTTCCAATGCAAGTCTCTTATTTTTGGGGTTTTTAAAAATACTGTAAACATCAACAAAACTCTAGACATTAGAGAGATAAGTCATGCAGATACACTACCATCATACTCTTCTAGAGAATTTTAAACCCTACTGCTAGTGTAAAGTTAATGCAAGAGATGATGACATCAACATTGAACCTTCACTCCCTTCCAACTAAAGGAAGCATCAAGTGCACGAGAGGCCAAGGCTTCAATCCCTGAACCTTCACtctgagaagaaaaaaaaaagttatcacGTCAACCACATGTAAAGGTTATGTTCTACATGAGCCTTTATTGAAAGCTCTACTCACAGGTTGGAGTTCAGTTGAAAATAAACCTTCAAAGTTCTTCATCTTTGGAGATATCAATctacaaaaacatgaaaagtaGAAAATCATTTAACAACAATAGTGCATGATGTCATGAATGATACTATCtgaaaatttacaaaagaaaaactatattcTTCACCACCTTGAACTCAAACAGAATGCAAAACATGTATTCCAATAAACAACGTAGTACCATGATAGTATTACACGCAGCTGCAGACTTCGCCGTCGCGGTTTCTCCTTCTGGATGAGCCAACATATGCACAGCTGTTGGAGCAATCATGATTGGAGCTGAGATAGGGTAACCCAATATGCTTGTAGACGTATCTATTTTGCTCACATCAACAAGAACTCTAGGCCTAAACCTGAACATCAAAGCACACAGGTAGTCAATAGGTGTTGTTATAGTTGTCACccactaaaccaaaaaaatgataactgaTATTACATGATTCTAGTGAAAGCTTCCACGTTTTCTTTGAGAGTGTGCTCATCCTCTGCTCCACCGCTGTAGAATTCATAGTACATCTTAGGGAGAACGAGCTTCGCCAGCTCTTGAAACTCATTCACGTTAACTATCTGATCCATAGCTATCTAAGACAACTATCATATAAAAGAAAAGATATTGAGAGTCAAATAACAGTAAGCTTGCTACTTAATCAAGACTAAAAGGAACTATCAATCTCGAAAGAGGCCTCATTATCATGAAACCTAAGGACAATGAAACCCCAGAATCCAGAatcaatataaattaaaattagacGAATTGGGATGATGCAGAGTACAAAAGTGATTACCTTTAACAAGATCACCATCGATACAATCCAACCCGCTTTCACTACCGGAAGCTCTCTCCTCCTAAGCTTCATCTCATCTCTCCTCCGAAGCTTCTCGTCTCCTCCGCAGCTTCATCTCGTCTCTTCGTGCCGTCTTCGGATTGGAGGTTCCAACCGGGAGAGAATTTTCgcgagggagagagagagaggagagagaaacgACGAAGAAGGAACACAATTCTTCTGACCTCTCAAATGCCTACGCGTGTCAACAAGGAACGCCTTTTCCTTACCCTAATTAAGACACGGCTCCTctataattatgtatttttcatttatttttaaacccAAAATACCGTAAGAGACGCCTTAACGCACGGCGATAATGGTGCTCTTAGGACTTTTGTGTTTGTAATAAAACTAAG
The window above is part of the Brassica napus cultivar Da-Ae chromosome C3, Da-Ae, whole genome shotgun sequence genome. Proteins encoded here:
- the LOC106380594 gene encoding peroxisomal (S)-2-hydroxyacid oxidase GLO3 encodes the protein MDQIVNVNEFQELAKLVLPKMYYEFYSGGAEDEHTLKENVEAFTRIMFRPRVLVDVSKIDTSTSILGYPISAPIMIAPTAVHMLAHPEGETATAKSAAACNTIMIDISKDEEL